The sequence GCCCGGAGTTCGTCACCCGCAAGATCTCGATCGCCGTCGCCCGCATCGCCCTCGGCCTTCAGGAGCAGCTCACTCTCGGCAACATCGACGCCAAGCGCGACTGGGGCTTCGCCGGCGACTACGTCGACGCGATGTGGCGCATGCTCCAGCAGGACACCGCCGACGACTACGTCATCTCGACCGGCGAGACCCACGAGGTGCGCGAGTACCTCGACATCGCCTTCAACCACGTCGGCATCTCCGACTGGGAGAAGCACGTCTTCCAAGACCCGCAGTTCTTCCGTCCGGCCGAGGTCGACCTCCTCATCGGCGACGCTGCCAAGGCGCACGAGACCCTCGGCTGGAAGCCGACCCTGTCGTTCGACGGCCTCGTCAAGAAGATGGTCGACGCCGACCTCGAGAACGAGAAGGCCAAGGCCGGCCGCTGACGACGATCGGCGGGTCCGAGCCGATGCCACGCGCACTGATCACCGGCGTCTCCGGGCAGACCGGCAGCTACCTCGCCGAGAACCTCCTCGCCCGCGGCTGGGAGGTGCACGGCGTCCAGCGGGAAGACACCCGCGACCCGATCGTCCCGGCCGCCGTCGAGGTGCACCAGGCCGACCTGGCCGACTTCCCGGCGACCGCGAGGGTCGTCGCCGACGTCGAGCCCGACACCCTGTTCAACCTCGCGGCGCTGTCGTCGGTCGCGGCCTCCTGGCAGAGACCGATCGAGACGGCGCTGCTGAACGGCGCCGCGGTCGCGAACCTGCTCGACGCCGTCCGGTCGCTCCCCGCGTCGGCGCCCGGTCTCCCCCGCGGGTTCGTGCAGGCCTCGAGCGCCGAGATCTTCGGCGCCGCCGACGAGTCGCCGCAGAGCGAGACCACGCCGATCCGCCCGGTCAACCCCTATGGCGCGTCGAAGGCCTACGGCCACACCCTCGTCGGTGCCTACCGCGCCTCGGGGCTCCGGGCCTCCAGCGTCATCCTCTACAACCACGAGTCGCCTCGCCGACCCGAGGCCTTCGTGACGCGGAAGATCACCGCCGGTGTCGCCAGGATCGCGCGCGGCGAGCAGGACGGCCTCGTCCTCGGCAACCTCGACGCCCGCCGCGACTGGGGCTGGGCGCCCGACTACGCCGAGGCCCTGGCCCGGGTCGGCAGCGCGACCGAGAGCGACGACTACGTCGTCGCGACCGGGGAGTCCCACTCCATCCACGACTTCGTCGCCGCAGCCTTTGCCGCCGCCGGGATCACCGACTGGGAGGGCCTGGTGTCGGTCGACCCCGCGTTCGTCCGGCCGACCGACGCGGCCGAGCTCCGCGGCGATGCGTCGAAGATCCGGACCGCGCTGGGCTGGGAGCCCACGAAGACCTTCGCGGCCGTCGTCGCGGCGATGGTCGAGCACGACCTGGCCTGACCGCCCATCCTGCGTCGGGCGGTGGCCTCCTGGCGTGGTGCTGATGCGTGGGGTCGGCGGGACGCGTCGGCGGGTGCTTGCCGCTGTAGGCGGGCCTCCGGGGGCCACCCCACTGCTGCGAGCACCCGCCCACCCGCGCGCCAGAACCGGCGAGCATCCGCCGAGGCACCTACTTCGACGCGGGCACGATCCTGCCGCCGGACTGCAGCTCGCCGAGCCACACGCTCCGGGTCGACTGCGTGAACGTGTTCGGGAGGTGCAGGAGTCCGCGTCCCCAGAAGGGCACGGTGACGGTCGTGATCGGCGAGACCGAACGGAACGCAGCGGCGTCGCTTTTCGGCAACAGGTTCGGCATGTACGTCACGACCGCGATGTTCCCGAGCTTCTTCTGAACCGTGTCGAGACTGGTCGAGTCGATCGTGGAGAGCGAGACACTCGCCACCTGCAGGTCACAGACGGTGCGGAGGGTGAGGGCGTAGTTCGCCGGCGCGCCATCACGAATGAGGACGACCGACTCTGCCCCCGGGTTGGCCTCGGCGATGCTTTCGCAGATCGCCTGGATCTCGTCTGCCTGGTGACTTCCGTCGCGGATCGCCAGGATGCCGTTCCACGCGACCAGCGGGGTCAGCGCGACGACTGCAGCCAGCAGGGCCGCCAGGATCCTGCCCACCACCCGCGCTCTCCTGCGATCGCGCACCGCTCCCCAGAGCACTCGCAGGGCGAACACTGCGGCGATCAAGAAGCCGGGCGTGACGATCGGAAGCAGCCGCCGGAATGCCCAGATCTGGCTCGGTGTGATCGACACCTTCGTG is a genomic window of Frondihabitans peucedani containing:
- a CDS encoding GDP-mannose 4,6-dehydratase, with the translated sequence MPRALITGVSGQTGSYLAENLLARGWEVHGVQREDTRDPIVPAAVEVHQADLADFPATARVVADVEPDTLFNLAALSSVAASWQRPIETALLNGAAVANLLDAVRSLPASAPGLPRGFVQASSAEIFGAADESPQSETTPIRPVNPYGASKAYGHTLVGAYRASGLRASSVILYNHESPRRPEAFVTRKITAGVARIARGEQDGLVLGNLDARRDWGWAPDYAEALARVGSATESDDYVVATGESHSIHDFVAAAFAAAGITDWEGLVSVDPAFVRPTDAAELRGDASKIRTALGWEPTKTFAAVVAAMVEHDLA